From the genome of Geoglobus ahangari, one region includes:
- a CDS encoding nucleotidyltransferase family protein, producing MNTLEDIKKTLSSQKEEIRRKYGVRIIGIFGSYARGEQSEVSDVDVLVEIERPIGLKFFELWDELETTLGVKVDLLTVNAVKQKRMLWESIMEDLVYV from the coding sequence ATGAACACTCTTGAAGATATCAAAAAGACGCTGTCCAGCCAAAAAGAGGAAATCAGGAGAAAGTACGGGGTAAGGATTATTGGCATATTTGGTTCTTATGCAAGAGGTGAGCAAAGTGAAGTGAGTGATGTTGACGTGCTGGTTGAAATTGAGAGACCCATCGGGCTGAAGTTCTTTGAGCTGTGGGATGAGCTTGAGACAACTCTTGGTGTTAAGGTCGATCTGCTAACCGTAAACGCGGTGAAACAGAAGCGAATGCTCTGGGAGAGCATAATGGAGGATCTGGTTTATGTCTAA
- a CDS encoding precorrin-8X methylmutase — MMQDMGNYTLDADEIVRKSYGIVGRYVEGRTPEERIVQRCIIATGDPEVRNLIAFRNNVVEEGIRAVRDGVDVVVDVKMVAAGLNRRRFRGEVLVAVEHASSSRMTRAASGMYELADRIDGGMAIIGNAPSAALALADLIKRGVRPRVVIATPVGFVNAAESKEVIRSLDVPSITSVGTRGGSTWAVAIFNGLVHLAYEDQRSD; from the coding sequence ATGATGCAGGACATGGGCAACTACACCCTCGATGCTGATGAGATTGTGAGGAAGAGCTACGGGATAGTCGGGAGGTACGTGGAAGGAAGGACTCCTGAGGAAAGGATCGTCCAGAGGTGCATAATCGCAACGGGCGATCCGGAGGTCAGGAATCTCATAGCATTCAGGAATAACGTCGTGGAGGAGGGAATCAGGGCGGTAAGGGATGGTGTGGATGTTGTGGTTGACGTGAAGATGGTTGCTGCCGGACTAAACCGCAGGAGGTTTCGGGGGGAAGTTCTCGTTGCCGTTGAGCACGCAAGCAGCAGCAGAATGACGAGAGCAGCGAGCGGGATGTATGAGCTTGCAGACAGGATCGACGGCGGAATGGCAATCATTGGCAACGCCCCATCTGCAGCCCTCGCACTTGCCGACCTCATAAAGCGAGGAGTGAGGCCGAGGGTTGTGATCGCAACCCCCGTTGGCTTCGTGAATGCCGCGGAATCAAAGGAGGTCATAAGGAGCCTCGACGTCCCGTCCATAACGTCCGTGGGGACGAGGGGAGGGTCTACTTGGGCTGTTGCGATATTCAACGGTCTCGTGCATCTTGCCTATGAGGATCAGCGATCCGATTGA
- a CDS encoding formate C-acetyltransferase/glycerol dehydratase family glycyl radical enzyme, with translation MDRLSLLVSNIQKPARLSIERAVLYTESMKETEGEPMPIRQAKALKHVLENIPIQILPGEIVVGTMLPDPPGAILFPEGVGLRIINDLESLSERETNRLLVSEEDARVLVEEIAPYWENRNIEAFASKLMPDIMEVMLSGSLFVLTELAGISHVAVNYPYLLKRGFRWFVEESERRIDEIRESGCEDARKLVFYEAAKIAAEGIIRFAERYAGLARKMAEEEDDESRREELLKVAEICERVPAEPPESFHEAVQFVWFVQCALHQENYEQGISMGRIDQYLLPYYLRDVRDGRLSKKEAFEILANLWVKPNEIVPPFDSLLELYFSGQATNQALTIGGVDSSGSDATNELSYLMLEVTKAVPLRQPNVHVRVSSKTPDSFLDKLAEIIAEGKNNVGIFNDEAVFRALRFAGVKEGDAWNYSTIGCVEISPFGNAFTSSDAALINVAKALEYALNGGQDMVFGYEFGVRSERSLQTLEDVISAFREQLSHIIRLVVTGSNILEYANACVKPTPLLSLCIEDCFERGKDVTEGGARYNFTGIQAVGIADVADSLAAVEHALKKGYTLEEIIEACRRDFDGYEELHSVLLSAPKYGNDGEADRYARMILEMYCDEVSRYRNFRGGRFTAGCYPMTTNVAFGFMTSALPSGRKQGTSLNSGVSPSTGMDREGVTAAIKSVSKINYDKLSNGTSFTVNLDSGVLGGKGKDVIRALIRSFVELGGMHIQFNVLNENVLRKAQEEPEKYRWLLVRVAGWSAYFVELSRNVQDELIARISCRL, from the coding sequence ATGGACAGACTTTCCCTTCTTGTCTCCAACATTCAGAAGCCCGCCAGACTGAGCATTGAAAGGGCAGTTCTTTACACTGAATCTATGAAGGAAACTGAGGGGGAGCCGATGCCGATCAGGCAGGCGAAAGCTTTGAAACACGTTCTCGAGAACATTCCGATTCAGATTCTGCCCGGGGAGATCGTTGTCGGAACGATGCTTCCTGATCCTCCGGGGGCGATCCTCTTTCCGGAGGGCGTTGGTCTCAGGATCATAAACGACCTTGAGAGCCTTTCCGAAAGGGAGACGAACCGTCTGCTGGTCAGCGAGGAGGATGCGAGAGTTCTCGTGGAGGAAATAGCTCCGTACTGGGAGAACAGGAACATCGAGGCCTTCGCGTCAAAGCTGATGCCCGACATAATGGAGGTCATGCTGTCAGGCTCGCTATTCGTCCTCACGGAGCTGGCCGGGATATCGCACGTCGCCGTGAACTATCCATATCTGCTCAAAAGGGGCTTCAGGTGGTTTGTTGAGGAAAGCGAGAGGAGGATAGATGAGATTAGGGAGAGCGGGTGTGAGGATGCAAGAAAGCTCGTTTTCTACGAGGCCGCAAAAATCGCCGCAGAGGGGATCATCAGGTTTGCTGAAAGGTATGCTGGGCTTGCGAGGAAGATGGCCGAGGAAGAGGATGACGAGTCGCGTAGAGAGGAGCTCCTGAAGGTTGCGGAGATCTGCGAGAGGGTTCCTGCTGAACCGCCAGAAAGCTTCCATGAGGCGGTGCAGTTTGTGTGGTTCGTTCAGTGTGCGCTGCATCAGGAGAACTACGAGCAGGGCATATCAATGGGCAGGATAGACCAGTATCTGCTTCCATACTATCTGAGGGACGTCAGGGATGGGAGGCTCAGCAAAAAGGAGGCCTTTGAAATCCTCGCGAACCTGTGGGTTAAGCCTAACGAGATCGTGCCCCCGTTCGACTCGCTCTTGGAGCTCTACTTCTCCGGACAGGCCACAAATCAGGCCCTGACTATTGGCGGTGTGGACAGCAGTGGCAGCGATGCGACCAACGAGCTGTCCTACCTCATGCTTGAGGTTACGAAGGCTGTCCCCCTCAGGCAGCCCAACGTCCACGTCAGGGTGAGCTCGAAAACGCCCGACAGCTTTCTCGATAAGCTTGCCGAAATCATCGCCGAGGGGAAGAACAATGTCGGGATATTCAACGACGAGGCAGTATTCAGGGCGCTCAGGTTCGCAGGGGTTAAGGAGGGTGATGCCTGGAACTACTCAACCATCGGGTGCGTTGAAATCTCTCCCTTCGGAAACGCCTTCACGTCGAGCGATGCGGCGCTGATAAACGTTGCAAAGGCTCTGGAATACGCGCTCAACGGCGGACAGGACATGGTTTTTGGCTACGAGTTTGGTGTGAGGTCTGAGAGAAGCCTGCAAACCCTTGAAGATGTCATCTCTGCATTCAGGGAGCAGCTTTCTCACATCATAAGGCTCGTGGTCACAGGCTCGAACATTCTCGAGTATGCAAACGCCTGCGTGAAGCCAACTCCCCTGCTCTCCCTCTGCATAGAGGACTGCTTTGAGAGGGGGAAGGATGTAACTGAAGGTGGAGCGAGGTACAACTTCACAGGGATTCAGGCCGTGGGAATTGCGGATGTTGCCGACTCTCTCGCTGCGGTAGAGCATGCTCTGAAGAAGGGTTACACGCTCGAGGAAATCATCGAGGCGTGCAGGAGAGACTTTGATGGGTATGAGGAGCTGCACTCCGTCCTGCTCAGCGCTCCGAAGTACGGGAATGATGGCGAGGCCGACAGGTACGCGAGGATGATTCTGGAGATGTACTGCGATGAGGTCTCCAGATACAGGAACTTCAGGGGCGGGAGGTTCACCGCTGGCTGCTACCCGATGACCACAAACGTGGCCTTCGGCTTCATGACTTCAGCACTGCCATCGGGCAGGAAGCAGGGAACGAGCCTGAACAGCGGAGTCTCTCCATCGACAGGAATGGACAGGGAGGGCGTGACGGCCGCGATAAAGTCCGTCAGCAAAATCAACTACGATAAGCTCTCGAACGGGACCTCTTTCACCGTCAACCTCGACTCGGGAGTTCTGGGAGGCAAGGGGAAGGATGTGATCAGGGCCCTGATCAGGAGCTTCGTCGAGCTCGGAGGGATGCACATACAGTTCAACGTGCTCAACGAAAACGTGCTGAGGAAGGCTCAGGAAGAGCCGGAGAAGTACAGGTGGCTGCTCGTCAGGGTTGCAGGGTGGAGTGCATACTTCGTGGAGCTTTCGAGGAACGTTCAGGACGAGCTGATCGCAAGGATCTCCTGCAGGCTGTGA
- the cobJ gene encoding precorrin-3B C(17)-methyltransferase, with amino-acid sequence MPSQGKLYVVGIGPGCEEMLTLRARKVLESSDYVIGHRTYLNFVRHLVRGSIVESGMGREVERVKMAVELASGGHVVSLVSGGDPSVYGLASLVAELVYRNGLELDYEIVPGISALNSASPLFGSAISGDHAVISLSDLLTPWQVIERRLRKALEGDFVIAIYNPSSRRRAGNLRRAMEIVIEYRGDCFVGVAKNVCREGEQVLVMRASEVAESGVVDMHTLLIIPSTESIVDGNWIITPRGYSRKYELEVE; translated from the coding sequence TTGCCATCGCAAGGTAAGCTCTACGTCGTCGGGATAGGCCCGGGCTGCGAGGAGATGCTCACTCTGAGGGCCAGAAAGGTCTTGGAGTCCTCGGACTACGTGATCGGGCACAGAACCTACCTGAACTTTGTCAGACACCTTGTTAGGGGCAGCATCGTCGAGAGCGGGATGGGCAGGGAAGTGGAGAGGGTAAAGATGGCCGTTGAGCTCGCAAGCGGTGGCCATGTGGTCAGTCTGGTCAGTGGAGGGGATCCGAGCGTTTACGGGCTCGCATCCCTCGTGGCTGAGCTTGTGTACAGGAACGGGCTCGAGCTGGACTACGAGATAGTTCCGGGAATATCCGCCCTGAACTCAGCCTCACCTCTCTTCGGCTCTGCCATAAGTGGAGATCATGCTGTGATCAGCCTGAGCGATCTGCTCACCCCCTGGCAAGTTATCGAGCGGAGGCTCAGGAAGGCGCTTGAGGGGGACTTCGTAATCGCGATCTACAACCCCTCCAGCAGGAGGAGAGCTGGAAACCTCAGGAGGGCGATGGAGATAGTCATTGAGTACAGGGGGGACTGCTTCGTAGGCGTTGCAAAGAACGTGTGCAGGGAGGGGGAGCAGGTTCTCGTCATGAGAGCGAGCGAGGTGGCTGAGAGTGGAGTGGTGGACATGCACACCCTCCTGATCATCCCCAGCACTGAGTCAATTGTTGATGGAAACTGGATAATCACCCCCCGCGGGTACTCGAGGAAGTACGAGCTTGAGGTGGAATGA
- a CDS encoding histone deacetylase family protein, producing the protein MKVVFHPEFYRVYTSDPAAEAGRMEAIVEEIKDYEFVEPEPAGEEDILLVHTPRHLEWVKGMHEVYGIALLAAGGAILAAQISFSEPAFAAIRPPGHHASPDSSWGFCYFNNVAIAVRKLLAEGKIERAVVVDFDLHFGDGTANAFREDERVEYFHMSGRDVNRIAEFLEKAEYDIIAVSAGFDRAKDDWGGLLSREDYVEIGRIIRDYSEERCDGRRFAVLEGGYNHAVLGKNVRAFLNGFE; encoded by the coding sequence ATGAAGGTTGTCTTCCACCCCGAGTTCTACAGGGTGTACACCTCCGATCCTGCAGCTGAGGCTGGAAGGATGGAGGCGATTGTCGAGGAGATCAAGGATTACGAGTTTGTTGAGCCTGAGCCTGCTGGAGAAGAAGACATCCTGCTCGTCCACACGCCAAGGCACCTCGAGTGGGTGAAGGGCATGCATGAGGTTTATGGGATTGCTCTTCTCGCAGCCGGTGGGGCGATCCTCGCAGCCCAGATCTCCTTCAGCGAGCCTGCATTTGCAGCAATAAGACCGCCCGGCCATCACGCAAGCCCCGACAGCTCATGGGGCTTCTGCTACTTCAACAACGTGGCCATAGCCGTTAGAAAGCTCCTCGCAGAGGGTAAAATCGAGAGGGCAGTGGTCGTTGACTTCGACCTCCACTTTGGAGACGGCACGGCCAACGCGTTTAGGGAGGACGAGAGGGTCGAGTATTTCCACATGAGCGGGAGAGACGTCAACAGGATAGCGGAGTTTCTTGAAAAGGCTGAGTACGACATAATAGCCGTCTCCGCCGGATTCGACAGGGCAAAGGATGACTGGGGAGGACTGCTTTCGAGAGAGGACTACGTGGAGATCGGCAGGATAATCAGGGATTACTCTGAGGAGAGGTGTGATGGCAGGAGGTTTGCTGTGCTCGAGGGCGGCTACAACCACGCGGTTCTCGGGAAGAACGTCAGGGCGTTTCTGAATGGCTTTGAGTGA
- a CDS encoding HepT-like ribonuclease domain-containing protein, whose product MSKRDWRLFLIDMLESIEKIESYISGVSRDGFLKDEKTKDAVVRNLEIIGEAANQIPEENRKRYNDVPWTQIVGLRNRLIHGYFVVDYEIVWNVISGELSDLKIRIKKILEREGL is encoded by the coding sequence ATGTCTAAAAGGGACTGGAGGTTGTTTTTGATTGACATGCTGGAGTCTATAGAAAAGATTGAGAGCTACATTTCTGGAGTTAGCCGAGATGGGTTTCTGAAGGACGAGAAAACTAAGGATGCGGTTGTTAGAAACCTTGAAATAATTGGAGAAGCAGCCAACCAGATACCGGAGGAAAATCGGAAGAGATATAATGACGTTCCTTGGACTCAAATCGTTGGATTGAGAAATAGATTGATTCATGGTTATTTTGTGGTGGATTACGAAATAGTATGGAATGTAATAAGTGGTGAGTTATCCGATCTGAAGATTCGGATAAAGAAGATTCTGGAAAGAGAGGGGTTATGA
- a CDS encoding bifunctional acetate--CoA ligase family protein/GNAT family N-acetyltransferase: protein MVELYDAESEVEVTLKDGSAVTLRPVRRGDFEDLCRLYTSMSRESLLMRFFTLPCEKEIEEYLRTAVELDDRRKGFGIVALSGDRIVGHAEYRASGDSRAEVAFVVSEDFQGKGLATIMLGALAEEAERNGIKMFEAYVRSDNYRMVDVFKDSGFPVSIRPMPGEIYISMPTAITEEVMRYFERREVLATLNALKRFFYPKSVAVIGASTSPQKVGGRTFYNIITYGFKGVAYPVNARSRAVMGVKAYRSVSEIPDEVDLAIICVPVDAVLSVAEECGKKGVKALVVITSGFAEVGGDGVKRQEELLKICQKYGMRLIGPNCMGILCTDPEIRLHATFAPNPPVEGHIGFASQSGAMGLAIMDRANYYDLGLSAYVSLGNRADISSNDLIEYWEEDERTRLIMLYLESFGNARRFARIAKRVSKKKPILTLASGLTPAGAKAVASHTGSIVASSGIAVEALFRQTGVIRASSLDELFAISSFLLHQPLPKGRNVCIMTNGGGLGAVTSDWCEKVGLSVPDLSEETQKKLRALLPDIASVRNPVDMTPAAKMENYEAVLKTIADDESVDAIIVVFVQAVSGESSEVIHRAILSGAEYANNLGKPVIYIHISEDASEGVLGNGKVKVPVYIYPNTAAKVLGKVVEYAKWRMRPEEPYPQFDVDRGRAASIIADALSRGEEWLRMDRAFELLRCYGVRFPEYRFARTPEEVAYAAREIGGRVALKAVSEKIVHKSDVGAVKLNLTPEDAYRAAQDMLRKFGDVDGFLVQKMSEGVEMFVGVVEDPHFGPLITCGAGGTLVEIFKDVSVRVTPITESEAREMVHELKSYPLLTGYRGREKVDVDSFIETILRICCLIEDFPEISEMDCNPVMVSRDGSEVVDVRIRLRK from the coding sequence ATGGTGGAGCTGTATGATGCCGAGTCTGAAGTGGAGGTCACACTGAAGGACGGCAGTGCCGTCACGCTCAGGCCCGTCAGGAGGGGAGATTTTGAAGACCTGTGCAGGCTCTACACCTCGATGTCAAGAGAATCACTTCTCATGAGATTTTTCACCCTGCCATGTGAGAAGGAGATAGAGGAGTACCTCAGGACTGCTGTCGAGCTCGACGACAGGAGGAAGGGTTTCGGAATCGTTGCCCTTTCTGGAGACAGGATCGTCGGTCATGCCGAGTACAGGGCCAGTGGAGACAGCAGGGCGGAGGTCGCCTTCGTTGTGAGCGAGGACTTTCAGGGCAAAGGACTCGCCACGATAATGCTCGGAGCTCTTGCAGAGGAGGCGGAGAGGAACGGAATAAAGATGTTCGAGGCGTACGTCAGATCGGACAACTACAGGATGGTCGACGTGTTCAAGGACTCTGGATTCCCGGTGAGCATAAGGCCGATGCCCGGTGAGATCTACATAAGCATGCCCACGGCCATAACCGAGGAGGTCATGAGGTACTTCGAGAGGAGGGAGGTTCTGGCAACCCTCAACGCCCTGAAGAGGTTCTTCTACCCGAAGTCAGTTGCGGTGATCGGGGCATCCACGAGCCCCCAGAAGGTCGGAGGGAGGACGTTCTACAACATAATCACGTACGGCTTCAAGGGTGTAGCCTACCCGGTAAACGCCCGCTCGAGAGCTGTTATGGGCGTGAAGGCCTACAGATCTGTCTCCGAGATCCCGGATGAGGTTGACCTCGCCATAATCTGCGTTCCCGTCGATGCCGTCCTCAGTGTGGCTGAGGAGTGCGGGAAGAAGGGTGTGAAGGCGCTTGTCGTCATCACCAGCGGTTTTGCCGAGGTTGGCGGGGATGGAGTGAAAAGGCAGGAGGAGCTCCTAAAGATCTGTCAGAAGTACGGCATGAGACTGATAGGGCCGAACTGCATGGGAATTCTGTGCACAGACCCAGAGATCAGGCTGCACGCGACGTTCGCCCCCAACCCCCCTGTGGAGGGGCACATAGGGTTCGCGTCGCAGAGCGGTGCGATGGGGCTCGCCATAATGGACAGGGCAAACTACTACGACCTCGGGCTCTCCGCCTACGTCTCCCTCGGCAACAGGGCAGACATATCCAGCAACGACCTGATAGAGTACTGGGAGGAGGACGAGAGGACGAGGCTCATAATGCTCTACCTCGAGTCCTTCGGGAACGCGAGGAGGTTCGCGAGAATTGCCAAGAGGGTTTCGAAGAAGAAGCCCATACTGACGCTCGCCTCCGGGCTCACCCCTGCCGGGGCCAAGGCGGTTGCCTCACACACCGGCTCGATCGTGGCGTCATCCGGAATCGCGGTGGAGGCGCTGTTCAGGCAGACCGGCGTTATCAGGGCCAGCTCCCTCGACGAGCTCTTCGCCATATCCTCGTTCCTCCTGCACCAGCCCCTGCCCAAGGGTAGGAACGTGTGCATAATGACGAACGGGGGCGGTCTTGGAGCCGTCACGTCTGACTGGTGCGAGAAGGTCGGCCTCAGTGTCCCAGACCTCAGCGAGGAAACGCAGAAGAAGCTCAGAGCGCTCCTGCCAGACATAGCGAGCGTCAGAAATCCTGTCGACATGACTCCTGCGGCGAAAATGGAGAACTACGAGGCTGTGCTCAAAACCATAGCAGACGATGAGTCTGTGGACGCGATAATAGTCGTCTTCGTTCAGGCCGTCAGCGGTGAGAGTTCAGAGGTCATACACCGGGCGATTCTCTCGGGTGCTGAGTACGCCAACAACCTCGGAAAGCCGGTCATATACATCCACATAAGCGAGGACGCGAGCGAGGGCGTGCTCGGTAACGGGAAGGTGAAGGTTCCCGTCTACATATACCCCAACACGGCAGCGAAGGTTCTCGGCAAGGTCGTGGAGTACGCGAAGTGGAGGATGAGGCCCGAGGAGCCCTACCCGCAGTTCGACGTTGACAGGGGAAGGGCGGCGTCAATAATTGCGGATGCCCTCTCAAGAGGCGAGGAGTGGCTCAGGATGGACAGGGCCTTCGAGCTTCTCAGGTGCTACGGGGTGAGGTTCCCGGAGTACAGGTTCGCCCGGACACCAGAGGAGGTTGCATATGCGGCGAGGGAGATTGGTGGAAGAGTTGCACTCAAGGCCGTGTCGGAAAAGATTGTCCACAAAAGTGACGTCGGAGCCGTTAAGCTGAATCTCACTCCGGAAGATGCATACAGAGCTGCTCAGGACATGCTCAGGAAATTCGGTGATGTTGACGGGTTCCTTGTCCAGAAAATGTCTGAGGGCGTGGAGATGTTCGTGGGTGTCGTGGAAGACCCGCACTTCGGGCCGCTCATAACCTGCGGTGCTGGTGGCACGCTGGTGGAGATATTCAAGGACGTCTCGGTGAGGGTTACGCCAATCACTGAGAGCGAGGCCCGCGAGATGGTTCATGAGCTGAAGTCCTACCCGCTGCTGACAGGATACAGGGGGAGGGAGAAAGTCGACGTCGACTCGTTCATCGAGACGATACTGAGGATCTGCTGCCTGATCGAGGACTTCCCGGAGATATCCGAGATGGACTGCAACCCGGTCATGGTCAGCAGGGACGGCTCTGAGGTCGTGGACGTGAGGATCAGGCTCAGAAAGTGA
- a CDS encoding cobalamin biosynthesis protein has protein sequence MGFEKDMEKLEKIAGFLGGEVVLYRKDVWGDLLAYDVIVALMPSGIVVRGMCGLLRSKWEDPAVVVVDKGMRYAVPVLGGHHGGNEVAMRLEGLGMRAVITTAMEYEDGLSVGVGYRKGVSAEEIISAIERAFSEIGESLDEIRVISTWEGKKRDGVMERVADHFKRPLMYLGSEEINSVEVQSDSKAKALGLNSVSEACALYFSRERKLVLPKRVYGGVTVAIAR, from the coding sequence GTGGGCTTCGAGAAGGATATGGAGAAGCTTGAGAAGATAGCCGGGTTCCTCGGGGGAGAGGTTGTTCTCTACCGGAAGGACGTGTGGGGAGACCTCCTCGCCTACGACGTCATCGTCGCCCTTATGCCGTCTGGAATCGTCGTCAGGGGCATGTGCGGGCTGCTGAGGAGCAAGTGGGAGGATCCGGCGGTGGTTGTGGTGGACAAGGGGATGAGGTACGCTGTGCCGGTGCTTGGAGGCCACCATGGTGGAAATGAGGTGGCGATGAGGCTCGAGGGGCTCGGGATGAGGGCGGTGATCACAACGGCCATGGAGTACGAGGACGGACTCTCCGTGGGCGTTGGCTACAGGAAGGGGGTGAGTGCTGAGGAGATCATCTCCGCAATCGAGAGGGCTTTCTCGGAGATCGGGGAGAGTCTGGATGAAATCAGGGTTATCTCCACGTGGGAGGGGAAGAAGAGGGACGGGGTGATGGAACGGGTGGCAGACCACTTCAAACGGCCGCTGATGTACCTTGGCAGTGAGGAGATAAACAGCGTGGAGGTGCAGTCTGACTCGAAAGCAAAGGCTCTCGGTTTGAACAGCGTCAGCGAGGCGTGTGCACTGTATTTTTCAAGGGAAAGAAAACTCGTACTTCCTAAGAGGGTTTACGGAGGTGTGACGGTTGCCATCGCAAGGTAA
- a CDS encoding cobalt-precorrin-5B (C(1))-methyltransferase, with protein MRISDPIELYTYPEEWVRGQAEIHGVGFVKSRISSGLYILTENGWLRRGITTGTTATAAAVGAISSLFGETESVRVRTPAGIEVEVAVDAEDGYARARKFSGDHEFDVTDGIEIHARVSEDLEFGEGVGRLRGRPAVSRAVVEQLLENVETARNQWGYDGSVRIWIPAGEMVAERTDNARMGVTGGISLLGTTGFVEPWCRKLVETKVEIAKQYDRIAITTGRKGWKWALENLREYQPFVFGVHLDEILKAHDGEIVIVGLPSLLVKWAVPELRGKVLKGRRLEGYRSRVLERAREINEGVVDVILLG; from the coding sequence ATGAGGATCAGCGATCCGATTGAGCTCTACACCTATCCCGAGGAGTGGGTGAGAGGGCAGGCGGAGATACATGGAGTGGGCTTCGTCAAAAGCAGGATCTCGAGCGGGCTGTACATCTTAACCGAGAACGGGTGGCTCAGGAGGGGGATAACCACAGGAACGACAGCCACGGCAGCTGCTGTTGGGGCGATATCTTCCCTCTTCGGGGAAACGGAGAGCGTGAGGGTCAGGACGCCTGCTGGCATAGAGGTAGAGGTTGCGGTGGATGCTGAGGACGGTTACGCGAGGGCGAGGAAGTTCTCGGGAGATCACGAGTTTGACGTAACCGACGGCATCGAGATTCATGCCAGAGTTTCTGAGGATCTTGAGTTCGGCGAGGGTGTTGGAAGGCTGAGGGGCAGGCCTGCCGTCAGCAGGGCTGTGGTGGAGCAGTTACTCGAGAACGTTGAAACCGCTCGCAACCAATGGGGCTACGACGGTTCTGTGAGGATATGGATTCCTGCAGGCGAGATGGTTGCGGAGAGGACTGACAACGCGAGGATGGGAGTTACTGGTGGAATATCTCTGCTCGGGACAACGGGCTTTGTTGAGCCATGGTGCAGGAAGCTGGTTGAGACCAAGGTTGAGATTGCAAAGCAGTACGACAGAATCGCTATTACGACGGGCAGGAAGGGCTGGAAGTGGGCTCTGGAGAATCTGAGGGAATACCAGCCTTTCGTCTTCGGCGTGCATTTAGACGAGATTCTGAAGGCTCATGATGGTGAGATAGTCATTGTTGGCCTGCCGTCTCTGCTCGTAAAGTGGGCCGTGCCGGAGCTCAGGGGAAAGGTTCTGAAGGGGAGGAGGCTGGAGGGCTACAGGAGCAGGGTTCTGGAGAGGGCAAGGGAAATCAACGAGGGAGTTGTGGACGTGATTCTGCTGGGGTAG
- a CDS encoding glycyl-radical enzyme activating protein, translating into MKGRIFRIQRFSIHDGPGIRTTVFLKGCPLSCLWCHNPESQRFEVELAYRSERCMSCHRCVAACPVGALRPISSGVEVDRNTCNGCGECVKVCRSGALFLYGQEAEPSEVLEEVRKDAVFYRNSGGGVTFSGGEPYSQPDFLLEMLRLCREEGIDTAVDTSGHAPWKSIEATLDLVNLFLYDLKDYNSERHKQLTGVGNELILDNLRKILDTSDVVVRIPFIPSCNFQSPDDFDGFLNLLLRLDVGRVDVLPYHSLSRDKYRWLGREFFEVGDGPDYREFVEMLREAGIDVSVGGYF; encoded by the coding sequence ATGAAGGGTAGAATCTTCAGAATCCAGAGGTTCTCGATCCACGACGGCCCGGGAATAAGGACGACTGTCTTCCTGAAGGGCTGTCCTTTAAGCTGCCTGTGGTGCCACAACCCTGAGTCGCAGAGGTTCGAGGTGGAGCTGGCTTACAGGAGCGAGAGATGTATGTCATGCCACAGATGCGTGGCCGCATGCCCTGTGGGCGCATTAAGGCCGATATCATCAGGAGTGGAGGTGGACAGGAACACCTGCAACGGCTGCGGCGAGTGTGTGAAAGTGTGCAGAAGTGGGGCCCTTTTTCTCTACGGGCAGGAGGCTGAGCCGTCTGAGGTTCTTGAAGAGGTCAGGAAGGATGCTGTTTTTTACAGAAACTCTGGAGGGGGCGTGACCTTCTCTGGAGGGGAACCTTACTCTCAGCCCGATTTTCTTCTTGAGATGCTCAGGCTGTGCAGGGAGGAGGGAATAGACACTGCTGTGGACACCTCGGGGCATGCGCCCTGGAAGAGCATCGAGGCAACTCTCGATCTCGTGAATCTATTTCTGTACGACCTCAAGGATTACAACAGCGAGAGGCACAAACAGCTTACGGGCGTGGGGAATGAGCTGATTCTGGACAACCTGAGGAAGATTCTTGACACCTCAGATGTTGTGGTCAGGATTCCATTCATCCCATCATGCAATTTTCAGAGCCCTGACGACTTTGACGGCTTTCTCAACCTCCTGCTGAGGCTTGATGTGGGGAGGGTGGATGTGCTGCCCTACCACTCGCTTTCGAGGGACAAGTACAGGTGGCTCGGCAGGGAGTTTTTCGAGGTCGGAGATGGGCCAGATTACAGGGAATTCGTGGAGATGCTGAGGGAGGCGGGGATTGATGTGAGTGTAGGGGGTTACTTTTGA